A single genomic interval of Armigeres subalbatus isolate Guangzhou_Male chromosome 1, GZ_Asu_2, whole genome shotgun sequence harbors:
- the LOC134213065 gene encoding uncharacterized protein LOC134213065 — MHKMREAKEPAIATGGEEPSSDSAGEILAQSTIEFEAVGPSSTQRPRDITGFEESKFMCSINQLSVSSIAVPECKSTTENGEIDRHTFVQWHDLLVDSMQLAGITDEATKFTIFKVKAGPRLLDIYRNSKADEGAPDAVMAPFGHAMYRLKAYYGSGSDIMLQRRRLAMMEQKSDESDLAFVTRVGSAARLCDFGKEKEFEEIVGTIAEHAHRKEVRTMAMKLLSRKGTFTDLVDKIREIEAIRLNEQFFSRKHGPKNEAVVAPVRADFPMRGGRNRYRGRGTSHRGHRGNLGGMNRPEYQGPSRGTSWGTTVGPQRNLSQSNRCWRCNSVYHAPDKCHAINKDCRNCGRYGHIQVACPSQPRIHPSKPVHETAESFRKTVALVENPEETPELKEVSDNFKKSSND, encoded by the exons ATGCACAAGATGCGAGAAGCAAAGGAACCGGCTATAGCAACAGGCGGTGAAGAACCTTCGTCAGACTCCGCTGGAGAAATATTGGCACAGAGCACTATTGAGTTTGAAGCAGTCGGGCCTTCTAGTACCCAACGTCCAAGGGACATCACAGGTTTTGaagagtcaaaatttatgtgttcCATAAACCAACTGTCCGTATCCTCTATCGCTGTTCCGGAATGTAAGTCGACAACGGAGAATGGCGAAATTGACCGTCATACATTTGTACAGTGGCACGATCTGCTTGTCGACTCCATGCAATTGGCGGGAATTACAGACGAAGCTACAAAATTCACAATATTTAAAGTCAAAGCAGGGCCTCGTCTATTGGACATATATCGGAATTCCAAGGCCGATGAAGGTGCTCCAGACGCTGTCATGGCACCATTTGGCCACGCAATGTATCGATTGAAAGCATATTATGGATCAG GTTCTGATATAATGCTCCAACGTCGCCGTTTGGCCATGATGGAACAGAAATCGGATGAGTCAGATCTGGCGTTTGTAACTCGCGTGGGATCAGCAGCTCGACTTTGTGATTTCGGAAAGGAGAAAGAATTTGAGGAGATTGTTGGAACCATTGCGGAGCATGCTCATCGAAAGGAAGTGCGTACAATGGCTATGAAGCTTTTAAGCAGAAAGGGGACTTTCACTGACCTGGTTGACAAAATCAGGGAAATTGAAGCTATACGCCTCAATGAACAGTTTTTTTCACGAAAACATGGACCGAAGAATGAAGCAGTAGTAGCACCGGTTAGAGCAGACTTTCCAATGAGAGGTGGTCGGAACAGGTACCGTGGAAGAGGCACCAGCCATCGCGGTCACCGTGGAAATCTGGGAGGTATGAATCGTCCAGAATATCAAGGACCATCCCGAGGTACAAGTTGGGGAACTACTGTCGGCCCACAACGGAACTTATCACAAAGCAACAGATGCTGGAGATGCAACAGCGTTTATCACGCACCTGACAAATGTCATGCGATCAACAAGGATTGCAGAAACTGTGGACGGTATGGTCACATTCAGGTGGCATGCCCGTCGCAACCAAGGATACATCCAAGCAAGCCGGTCCATGAAACAGCAGAGTCTTTTCGGAAGACAGTCGCTTTAGTCGAAAATCCCGAAGAAAcacctgaattgaaagaagtaAGTGATAATTTCAAGAAATCGTCTAACGATTAG
- the LOC134206862 gene encoding eukaryotic translation initiation factor 4B-like isoform X1: MAIEMPDGGSHTTRLLIIIGKKGKKTSKKNKLSLGEFLTDGNAIAVSQVQVAVPIKLASWADECDDDDDDRPTRTQMIALPTAPRATRLLNDDTVPHNPPFQAYISNLPYDLTDGDVYDFFDGMEISSLRLPTRDDGEPGRLRGYGYVEFSNRQDLIDALSITEPIIHNRRIRIDLSSDSDRGRQQRNRYDNYGGDSDRPMGNWRDGPRSDRDQGQRRQYNNNYNRDRDDRERYPTDGGSGGNWRSGDRPVQPPPQSPPSSRRGYDRGDRGDRGYRRGDDYSGDRGGRRDRDADPPMERPKLVLQPRTLPLPEKPKPDPELADSEERDSSRDRKYDSEASENKENEDQKPTRPKPTPVPAANIFGAAKPVDTAARLKEIEERLAEKQRLEREERERKRAAAAEAASAAASSADEDGKEKSDPSKEESTEEHSEENSQAEPRKTEEPINWRVRSDDNKDGERRRQSPQRRFSPSRNYNKRPDDYPDNWDNRDRGMNRDNRNMRDNRREYNRPGDRDRERGYRGDRDRDMNRGGGSVGGGGSRDMRDDRDNRERRDNTRQYDQRDRDQKPIEERMPKLQETTGPNLSMKNTFEGLSADEVDD, translated from the exons ATGGCTATTGAAATGCCCGATGGCGGCTCCCATACCACCCGACTACTCATCATCATCG GCAAAAAAGGGAAGAAGACTTCCAAAAAGAACAAGCTCTCGCTCGGAGAGTTTCTCACCGATGGCAATGCGATCGCTGTGTCGCAGGTGCAGGTTGCCGTGCCGATCAAGCTGGCCAGCTGGGCCGACGagtgcgacgacgacgacgatgatcgCCCAACTCGCACCCAGATGATTGCCCTGCCTACGGCACCGCGCGCCACCCGCTTGCTGAACGATGACACCGTTCCGCACAACCCGCCGTTCCAGGCGTACATTTCCAACCTGCCGTATGATTTGACCGATGGCGATGTGTACGACTTCTTCGACGGTATGGAAATATCTTCGCTGCGTTTACCGACGCGAGATGATGGCGAACCGGGACGTCTCCGAGGGTACGGCTACGTCGAGTTCTCCAACCGACAAGATCTGATCGATGCGCTGTCCATCACCGAACCGATCATCCACAACCGTCGCATTCGGATCGACTTGTCTAGCGATAGTGACCGCGGAAGGCAGCAGCGCAACCGCTACGATAATTACGGTGGTGATTCAGATCGTCCCATGGGTAACTGGCGTGACGGGCCCCGATCAGACCGCGATCAAGGCCAGAGAAGGCAGTACAACAATAACTACAACCGCGATCGTGACGACCGAGAACGCTACCCAACGGACGGTGGTTCAGGTGGAAACTGGCGATCTGGGGACCGCCCCGTACAACCCCCTCCACAATCGCCGCCTTCTAGCCGGAGGGGCTACGACCGCGGAGATCGCGGTGATCGTGGCTACCGACGTGGTGACGATTATTCAGGCGATCGTGGCGGCCGCCGCGATCGAGATGCCGATCCCCCGATGGAAAGGCCAAAGCTCGTCCTGCAGCCTCGCACTTTGCCGCTACCGGAAAAACCCAAACCAGACCCTGAACTAGCAGACTCGGAAGAAAGGGATTCCAGTAGGGATCGCAAGTACGATTCAGAAGCTTCCGAAAACAAAGAGAACGAAGATCAAAAACCAACCCGCCCCAAACCTACCCCAGTTCCAGCCGCAAACATATTTGGTGCAGCCAAACCGGTGGACACTGCAGCTCGGCTGAAGGAGATCGAAGAACGATTGGCCGAAAAGCAGCGCCTGGAGAGGGAAGAACGAGAACGGAAGAGGGCTGCTGCTGCCGAAGCCGCGTCTGCCGCTGCATCGTCCGCCGACGAAGATGGCAAAGAAAAATCCGATCCCAGCAAAGAGGAATCAACAGAAGAACATTCCGAAGAAAACTCGCAAGCGGAACCGCGAAAAACCGAGGAACCCATAAACTGGCGGGTGCGTTCCGATGACAACAAAGATGGCGAAAGGCGCCGGCAATCACCCCAGCGGAGGTTCAGCCCGTCAAGAAATTACAACAAAAGACCCG ATGACTATCCAGACAATTGGGACAACCGGGATCGGGGAATGAACCGGGATAATCGCAACATGAGAGACAACAGACGTGAATACAATAG ACCAGGCGATCGTGACCGTGAGCGTGGCTACCGGGGAGACCGTGACCGGGACATGAACCGCGGAGGCGGTAGCGTCGGCGGCGGTGGCAGCCGGGACATGCGAGATGACCGTGACAACCGTGAACGGCGGGACAATACGCGACAGTACGACCAGCGGGATCGGGACCAGAAACCGATCGAAGAGCGTATGCCAAAACTCCAGGAAACTACCGGACCC AATCTATCGATGAAGAATACGTTCGAGGGATTGTCGGCGGATGAGGTCGACGATTAA
- the LOC134206862 gene encoding eukaryotic translation initiation factor 4B-like isoform X4 has protein sequence MATSSGKKGKKTSKKNKLSLGEFLTDGNAIAVSQVQVAVPIKLASWADECDDDDDDRPTRTQMIALPTAPRATRLLNDDTVPHNPPFQAYISNLPYDLTDGDVYDFFDGMEISSLRLPTRDDGEPGRLRGYGYVEFSNRQDLIDALSITEPIIHNRRIRIDLSSDSDRGRQQRNRYDNYGGDSDRPMGNWRDGPRSDRDQGQRRQYNNNYNRDRDDRERYPTDGGSGGNWRSGDRPVQPPPQSPPSSRRGYDRGDRGDRGYRRGDDYSGDRGGRRDRDADPPMERPKLVLQPRTLPLPEKPKPDPELADSEERDSSRDRKYDSEASENKENEDQKPTRPKPTPVPAANIFGAAKPVDTAARLKEIEERLAEKQRLEREERERKRAAAAEAASAAASSADEDGKEKSDPSKEESTEEHSEENSQAEPRKTEEPINWRVRSDDNKDGERRRQSPQRRFSPSRNYNKRPDNWDNRDRGMNRDNRNMRDNRREYNRPGDRDRERGYRGDRDRDMNRGGGSVGGGGSRDMRDDRDNRERRDNTRQYDQRDRDQKPIEERMPKLQETTGPNLSMKNTFEGLSADEVDD, from the exons ATGGCTACGTCGTCAG GCAAAAAAGGGAAGAAGACTTCCAAAAAGAACAAGCTCTCGCTCGGAGAGTTTCTCACCGATGGCAATGCGATCGCTGTGTCGCAGGTGCAGGTTGCCGTGCCGATCAAGCTGGCCAGCTGGGCCGACGagtgcgacgacgacgacgatgatcgCCCAACTCGCACCCAGATGATTGCCCTGCCTACGGCACCGCGCGCCACCCGCTTGCTGAACGATGACACCGTTCCGCACAACCCGCCGTTCCAGGCGTACATTTCCAACCTGCCGTATGATTTGACCGATGGCGATGTGTACGACTTCTTCGACGGTATGGAAATATCTTCGCTGCGTTTACCGACGCGAGATGATGGCGAACCGGGACGTCTCCGAGGGTACGGCTACGTCGAGTTCTCCAACCGACAAGATCTGATCGATGCGCTGTCCATCACCGAACCGATCATCCACAACCGTCGCATTCGGATCGACTTGTCTAGCGATAGTGACCGCGGAAGGCAGCAGCGCAACCGCTACGATAATTACGGTGGTGATTCAGATCGTCCCATGGGTAACTGGCGTGACGGGCCCCGATCAGACCGCGATCAAGGCCAGAGAAGGCAGTACAACAATAACTACAACCGCGATCGTGACGACCGAGAACGCTACCCAACGGACGGTGGTTCAGGTGGAAACTGGCGATCTGGGGACCGCCCCGTACAACCCCCTCCACAATCGCCGCCTTCTAGCCGGAGGGGCTACGACCGCGGAGATCGCGGTGATCGTGGCTACCGACGTGGTGACGATTATTCAGGCGATCGTGGCGGCCGCCGCGATCGAGATGCCGATCCCCCGATGGAAAGGCCAAAGCTCGTCCTGCAGCCTCGCACTTTGCCGCTACCGGAAAAACCCAAACCAGACCCTGAACTAGCAGACTCGGAAGAAAGGGATTCCAGTAGGGATCGCAAGTACGATTCAGAAGCTTCCGAAAACAAAGAGAACGAAGATCAAAAACCAACCCGCCCCAAACCTACCCCAGTTCCAGCCGCAAACATATTTGGTGCAGCCAAACCGGTGGACACTGCAGCTCGGCTGAAGGAGATCGAAGAACGATTGGCCGAAAAGCAGCGCCTGGAGAGGGAAGAACGAGAACGGAAGAGGGCTGCTGCTGCCGAAGCCGCGTCTGCCGCTGCATCGTCCGCCGACGAAGATGGCAAAGAAAAATCCGATCCCAGCAAAGAGGAATCAACAGAAGAACATTCCGAAGAAAACTCGCAAGCGGAACCGCGAAAAACCGAGGAACCCATAAACTGGCGGGTGCGTTCCGATGACAACAAAGATGGCGAAAGGCGCCGGCAATCACCCCAGCGGAGGTTCAGCCCGTCAAGAAATTACAACAAAAGACCCG ACAATTGGGACAACCGGGATCGGGGAATGAACCGGGATAATCGCAACATGAGAGACAACAGACGTGAATACAATAG ACCAGGCGATCGTGACCGTGAGCGTGGCTACCGGGGAGACCGTGACCGGGACATGAACCGCGGAGGCGGTAGCGTCGGCGGCGGTGGCAGCCGGGACATGCGAGATGACCGTGACAACCGTGAACGGCGGGACAATACGCGACAGTACGACCAGCGGGATCGGGACCAGAAACCGATCGAAGAGCGTATGCCAAAACTCCAGGAAACTACCGGACCC AATCTATCGATGAAGAATACGTTCGAGGGATTGTCGGCGGATGAGGTCGACGATTAA
- the LOC134206862 gene encoding eukaryotic translation initiation factor 4B-like isoform X3 codes for MATSSGKKGKKTSKKNKLSLGEFLTDGNAIAVSQVQVAVPIKLASWADECDDDDDDRPTRTQMIALPTAPRATRLLNDDTVPHNPPFQAYISNLPYDLTDGDVYDFFDGMEISSLRLPTRDDGEPGRLRGYGYVEFSNRQDLIDALSITEPIIHNRRIRIDLSSDSDRGRQQRNRYDNYGGDSDRPMGNWRDGPRSDRDQGQRRQYNNNYNRDRDDRERYPTDGGSGGNWRSGDRPVQPPPQSPPSSRRGYDRGDRGDRGYRRGDDYSGDRGGRRDRDADPPMERPKLVLQPRTLPLPEKPKPDPELADSEERDSSRDRKYDSEASENKENEDQKPTRPKPTPVPAANIFGAAKPVDTAARLKEIEERLAEKQRLEREERERKRAAAAEAASAAASSADEDGKEKSDPSKEESTEEHSEENSQAEPRKTEEPINWRVRSDDNKDGERRRQSPQRRFSPSRNYNKRPDDYPDNWDNRDRGMNRDNRNMRDNRREYNRPGDRDRERGYRGDRDRDMNRGGGSVGGGGSRDMRDDRDNRERRDNTRQYDQRDRDQKPIEERMPKLQETTGPNLSMKNTFEGLSADEVDD; via the exons ATGGCTACGTCGTCAG GCAAAAAAGGGAAGAAGACTTCCAAAAAGAACAAGCTCTCGCTCGGAGAGTTTCTCACCGATGGCAATGCGATCGCTGTGTCGCAGGTGCAGGTTGCCGTGCCGATCAAGCTGGCCAGCTGGGCCGACGagtgcgacgacgacgacgatgatcgCCCAACTCGCACCCAGATGATTGCCCTGCCTACGGCACCGCGCGCCACCCGCTTGCTGAACGATGACACCGTTCCGCACAACCCGCCGTTCCAGGCGTACATTTCCAACCTGCCGTATGATTTGACCGATGGCGATGTGTACGACTTCTTCGACGGTATGGAAATATCTTCGCTGCGTTTACCGACGCGAGATGATGGCGAACCGGGACGTCTCCGAGGGTACGGCTACGTCGAGTTCTCCAACCGACAAGATCTGATCGATGCGCTGTCCATCACCGAACCGATCATCCACAACCGTCGCATTCGGATCGACTTGTCTAGCGATAGTGACCGCGGAAGGCAGCAGCGCAACCGCTACGATAATTACGGTGGTGATTCAGATCGTCCCATGGGTAACTGGCGTGACGGGCCCCGATCAGACCGCGATCAAGGCCAGAGAAGGCAGTACAACAATAACTACAACCGCGATCGTGACGACCGAGAACGCTACCCAACGGACGGTGGTTCAGGTGGAAACTGGCGATCTGGGGACCGCCCCGTACAACCCCCTCCACAATCGCCGCCTTCTAGCCGGAGGGGCTACGACCGCGGAGATCGCGGTGATCGTGGCTACCGACGTGGTGACGATTATTCAGGCGATCGTGGCGGCCGCCGCGATCGAGATGCCGATCCCCCGATGGAAAGGCCAAAGCTCGTCCTGCAGCCTCGCACTTTGCCGCTACCGGAAAAACCCAAACCAGACCCTGAACTAGCAGACTCGGAAGAAAGGGATTCCAGTAGGGATCGCAAGTACGATTCAGAAGCTTCCGAAAACAAAGAGAACGAAGATCAAAAACCAACCCGCCCCAAACCTACCCCAGTTCCAGCCGCAAACATATTTGGTGCAGCCAAACCGGTGGACACTGCAGCTCGGCTGAAGGAGATCGAAGAACGATTGGCCGAAAAGCAGCGCCTGGAGAGGGAAGAACGAGAACGGAAGAGGGCTGCTGCTGCCGAAGCCGCGTCTGCCGCTGCATCGTCCGCCGACGAAGATGGCAAAGAAAAATCCGATCCCAGCAAAGAGGAATCAACAGAAGAACATTCCGAAGAAAACTCGCAAGCGGAACCGCGAAAAACCGAGGAACCCATAAACTGGCGGGTGCGTTCCGATGACAACAAAGATGGCGAAAGGCGCCGGCAATCACCCCAGCGGAGGTTCAGCCCGTCAAGAAATTACAACAAAAGACCCG ATGACTATCCAGACAATTGGGACAACCGGGATCGGGGAATGAACCGGGATAATCGCAACATGAGAGACAACAGACGTGAATACAATAG ACCAGGCGATCGTGACCGTGAGCGTGGCTACCGGGGAGACCGTGACCGGGACATGAACCGCGGAGGCGGTAGCGTCGGCGGCGGTGGCAGCCGGGACATGCGAGATGACCGTGACAACCGTGAACGGCGGGACAATACGCGACAGTACGACCAGCGGGATCGGGACCAGAAACCGATCGAAGAGCGTATGCCAAAACTCCAGGAAACTACCGGACCC AATCTATCGATGAAGAATACGTTCGAGGGATTGTCGGCGGATGAGGTCGACGATTAA
- the LOC134206862 gene encoding eukaryotic translation initiation factor 4B-like isoform X2 has protein sequence MAIEMPDGGSHTTRLLIIIGKKGKKTSKKNKLSLGEFLTDGNAIAVSQVQVAVPIKLASWADECDDDDDDRPTRTQMIALPTAPRATRLLNDDTVPHNPPFQAYISNLPYDLTDGDVYDFFDGMEISSLRLPTRDDGEPGRLRGYGYVEFSNRQDLIDALSITEPIIHNRRIRIDLSSDSDRGRQQRNRYDNYGGDSDRPMGNWRDGPRSDRDQGQRRQYNNNYNRDRDDRERYPTDGGSGGNWRSGDRPVQPPPQSPPSSRRGYDRGDRGDRGYRRGDDYSGDRGGRRDRDADPPMERPKLVLQPRTLPLPEKPKPDPELADSEERDSSRDRKYDSEASENKENEDQKPTRPKPTPVPAANIFGAAKPVDTAARLKEIEERLAEKQRLEREERERKRAAAAEAASAAASSADEDGKEKSDPSKEESTEEHSEENSQAEPRKTEEPINWRVRSDDNKDGERRRQSPQRRFSPSRNYNKRPDNWDNRDRGMNRDNRNMRDNRREYNRPGDRDRERGYRGDRDRDMNRGGGSVGGGGSRDMRDDRDNRERRDNTRQYDQRDRDQKPIEERMPKLQETTGPNLSMKNTFEGLSADEVDD, from the exons ATGGCTATTGAAATGCCCGATGGCGGCTCCCATACCACCCGACTACTCATCATCATCG GCAAAAAAGGGAAGAAGACTTCCAAAAAGAACAAGCTCTCGCTCGGAGAGTTTCTCACCGATGGCAATGCGATCGCTGTGTCGCAGGTGCAGGTTGCCGTGCCGATCAAGCTGGCCAGCTGGGCCGACGagtgcgacgacgacgacgatgatcgCCCAACTCGCACCCAGATGATTGCCCTGCCTACGGCACCGCGCGCCACCCGCTTGCTGAACGATGACACCGTTCCGCACAACCCGCCGTTCCAGGCGTACATTTCCAACCTGCCGTATGATTTGACCGATGGCGATGTGTACGACTTCTTCGACGGTATGGAAATATCTTCGCTGCGTTTACCGACGCGAGATGATGGCGAACCGGGACGTCTCCGAGGGTACGGCTACGTCGAGTTCTCCAACCGACAAGATCTGATCGATGCGCTGTCCATCACCGAACCGATCATCCACAACCGTCGCATTCGGATCGACTTGTCTAGCGATAGTGACCGCGGAAGGCAGCAGCGCAACCGCTACGATAATTACGGTGGTGATTCAGATCGTCCCATGGGTAACTGGCGTGACGGGCCCCGATCAGACCGCGATCAAGGCCAGAGAAGGCAGTACAACAATAACTACAACCGCGATCGTGACGACCGAGAACGCTACCCAACGGACGGTGGTTCAGGTGGAAACTGGCGATCTGGGGACCGCCCCGTACAACCCCCTCCACAATCGCCGCCTTCTAGCCGGAGGGGCTACGACCGCGGAGATCGCGGTGATCGTGGCTACCGACGTGGTGACGATTATTCAGGCGATCGTGGCGGCCGCCGCGATCGAGATGCCGATCCCCCGATGGAAAGGCCAAAGCTCGTCCTGCAGCCTCGCACTTTGCCGCTACCGGAAAAACCCAAACCAGACCCTGAACTAGCAGACTCGGAAGAAAGGGATTCCAGTAGGGATCGCAAGTACGATTCAGAAGCTTCCGAAAACAAAGAGAACGAAGATCAAAAACCAACCCGCCCCAAACCTACCCCAGTTCCAGCCGCAAACATATTTGGTGCAGCCAAACCGGTGGACACTGCAGCTCGGCTGAAGGAGATCGAAGAACGATTGGCCGAAAAGCAGCGCCTGGAGAGGGAAGAACGAGAACGGAAGAGGGCTGCTGCTGCCGAAGCCGCGTCTGCCGCTGCATCGTCCGCCGACGAAGATGGCAAAGAAAAATCCGATCCCAGCAAAGAGGAATCAACAGAAGAACATTCCGAAGAAAACTCGCAAGCGGAACCGCGAAAAACCGAGGAACCCATAAACTGGCGGGTGCGTTCCGATGACAACAAAGATGGCGAAAGGCGCCGGCAATCACCCCAGCGGAGGTTCAGCCCGTCAAGAAATTACAACAAAAGACCCG ACAATTGGGACAACCGGGATCGGGGAATGAACCGGGATAATCGCAACATGAGAGACAACAGACGTGAATACAATAG ACCAGGCGATCGTGACCGTGAGCGTGGCTACCGGGGAGACCGTGACCGGGACATGAACCGCGGAGGCGGTAGCGTCGGCGGCGGTGGCAGCCGGGACATGCGAGATGACCGTGACAACCGTGAACGGCGGGACAATACGCGACAGTACGACCAGCGGGATCGGGACCAGAAACCGATCGAAGAGCGTATGCCAAAACTCCAGGAAACTACCGGACCC AATCTATCGATGAAGAATACGTTCGAGGGATTGTCGGCGGATGAGGTCGACGATTAA